A part of Cryptococcus tetragattii IND107 chromosome 3, whole genome shotgun sequence genomic DNA contains:
- a CDS encoding gamma-glutamyltransferase: MPSGAVTSEQIRASDIGTTILKAGGSAADAIIATIIAVNTLSPYHSDIGGGGFAIVKQPGDSGQVKCLDFRQCAPEGATPELFKTSRTSTSVGGLAVAVPGELKGLEELHKAYGTLPWPRLFKESIELAEGGMEVRGDLYDYITQEANPPGSSNMRGTWMMEDPTYASLITKDGQAIPIGSTWKRPEYAATLRKIAKEGAIAFYQGEIAKGLVKAVRDRDGVMTVDDLKNYKVKWREPLSTKFKNYTLYAPPAPASGAIWLSVMGMLSQFELAGYGSVTDLHRLTEALRLAYGQRTALGDPAYVDGVEDKQRDWLTEERIKDRAAMIDENETKEPDYYKPPKVALEFDNGTSNITATDSSGLTISITTTVGLHWGSRIMVPGYGFVLNGSMDDFSVEGRPNGFGYEPQVTNYVAGGKRPLSSSCPYIITNSTGKTVASGGAAGGSTIISSNAQVALFVLAYGFSASQALAANRLHNQILPNVTKVERGSNIRGVRVEGFSEEQVEGLKQKGHVVEWVDKSFSTPCVMVWTDDGWEGDGDPRKHDSGGSVFQE; the protein is encoded by the exons ATGCCATCCGGCGCAGTCACCTCGGAACAAATCCGTGCTTCTGATATTGGCACGACCATCCTCAAAGCCGGCGGCTCCGCAGCCGACGCGATCATCGCTACCATCATCGCCGTCAACACTCTCTCGCCATACCACTCTGATATAGGCGGCGGCGGGTTTGCTATTGTGAAACAACCTGGCGATTCTGGGCAAGTAAAGTGTTTGGATTTCAGGCAGTGTGCGCCAGAGGGAGCAACACCCGAGTTGTTCAAGACGAGTCGCACGTCGACATCGGTAGGCGGGTTGGCAGTGGCTGTCCCCGGAGAGCTCAAGGGTCTCGAGGAATTACACAAGGCGTATGGAACCCTTCCATGGCCGAGATTGTTCAAGGAAAGTATCGAGTTGGCTGAAGGGGGGATGGAAGTGAGAGGCGATCTGTACGAC TATATCACGCAAGAAGCCAATCCTCCTGGATCCAGTAACATGAGAGGTacatggatgatggaagatcCTACATACGCATCCTTGATCACAAAAGATGGTCAAGCCATCCCGATTGGGAGTACTTGGAAACGGCCAGAGTACGCGGCGACTCTTCGAAAAATTGCAAAAGAGGGAGCTATCGCTTTCTATCAGGGCGAGATTGCAAAGGGCCTGGTGAAAGCTGTGCGAGATCGAGATGGTGTAATGACTGTGGACGATTTGAAGA ACTACAAGGTCAAATGGCGAGAACCTCTTTCGACCAAATTCAAAAACTACACTCTATATGCACCGCCAGCTCCAGCTTCGGGAGCTATATGGCTCTCAGTCATGGGAATGCTTTCCCAATTTGAATTGGCGGGCTACGGTTCCGTTACTGACTTGCATAGGTTAACCGAGGCTCTTCGG CTTGCATATGGCCAAAGAACCGCTCTGGGTGATCCAGCCTATGTTGACGGAGTGGAAGACAAACAGCGAGACTGGTTGACAGAGGAAAGAATCAAAGATAGGGCAGCGATGATCGATGAGAACGAGACCAAAGAGCCCGACTACTATAAACCGCCCAA AGTAGCGCTTGAATTCGACAACGGCACGTCCAACATTACAGCTACAGATTCCTCTGGTctcaccatctccatcaCTACCACCGTCGGCCTCCATTGGGGATCCAGGATCATGGTACCCGGCTACGGCTTTGTGCTCAACGGTTCCATGGATGATTTCTCAGTTGAAGGGCGACCCAACGGTTTCGGCTACGAGCCTCAAGTAACCAACTACG TTGCCGGAGGTAAACGCCcgctttcatcctcttgtccctacatcatcaccaactCTACCGGCAAGACAGTTGCCTCTGGCGGAGCGGCAGGTGGCAGCACcatcatttcttccaaTGCCCAAGTAGCTCTTTTCGTCCTCGCATACGGGTTTTCAGCCTCTCAAGCCCTTGCTGCTAATCGTCTACACAATCAAATCTTGCCCAATGTCACGAAAGTTGAGCGAGGGTCCAACATAAGAGGTGTTAGAGTTGAAGGATTTTCTGAGGAGCAAGTTGAAGGATTGAAACAGAAGGGCCATGTGGTCGAGTGGGTAGATAAAAGCTTCAGTACACCTTGCGTTATGGTATGGACAGATGATGgctgggaaggggatggagatCCGAGGAAACATGATTCAGGCGGAAGCGTATTTCAAGAGTAA
- a CDS encoding hydroxymethylglutaryl-CoA synthase — MTHFDIPSRPSNVGIHAIEMYFPKRCISEDELEDFDGVSKGKYTLGLGQKYMAFTDDKEDINSLALTVVSNLLKKYNIDPRSIGRLDVGTETIIDKSKSTKTLLMDLFAASGNTDIEGIDSKNACYGSTAALFNTVNWIQSESWDGRNAIVMCGDIAIYKEGSARPVGGMGACAMLIGPDAPLVLEPVHGTYIANTWDFYKPDLTAEYPTVDGPWTIAAYLGALDNAYSTYIDKAEKSRARAAKKLSLSNVSAKASEIADAADKFVSGINGDIEGAAVNGSGHANGENKDRGIAAFDYVCLHSPYGKLVQKGHARLFYNDYLRNPSSPLFANVPESVQSLDKTKTYTDKTVEKAFIGVAAEHYKSAVVPGSDCVARCGNMYTASLYGALASVIASSPEGIEVGKRIGMYAFGSGCAASFFALRVAGSTKEIAEKMRLKERLASMDVRPCQEYVDALKLREENHNAVKYTPQGSLDNIWPDAYYLEGVDELYRRTYLQKLQHLFVLAPSSTNVSTGPSRYIHSAHTCTPWPGDNLLHNQPSLPGMTLPMPISTPATLTSTTAQHWHC, encoded by the exons ATGACCCACTTTGATATCCCCAGCAGGCCTTCCAATGTCGGCATCCACGCCATCGAGATGTACTTCCCCAAGAGG TGCATTTCTGAGGATGAACTTGAAGACTTTGACGGCGTCAGCAAAG GCAAATACACTCTCGGTCTTGGACAAAAATACATGGCTTTCACAGATGACAA GGAGGACATCAACTCTCTTGCCCTGACTGTCGTCTCGAACCTTTTGAAGAAATACAACATCGATCCTCGTTCAATCGGTCGTCTCGACGTCGGTACAGAGACAATCATCGACAAGTCGAAATCTACCAAAACCCTCTTGATGGATCTCTTTGCTGCTTCCGGCAACACCGACATCGAGGGTATCGACTCGAAGAACGCTTGTTATGGTTCAACAGCTGCCTTGTTCAACACGGTCAACTGGATCCAGTCTGAAAGCTGGGACGGCAGGAATGCGATTGTGATGTGCGGTGACATTGCCATTTACAAGGAGGGAAGTGCAAGACCTGTCGGCGGTATGGGTGCTTGTGCCATGTTGATCGGCCCCGATGCGCCCTTGGTGCTTGAAC CTGTTCACGGTACTTATATTGCCAACACTTGGGACTTTTATAAGCCTGACCTCACCGCTGAATAC CCCACCGTTGATGGTCCTTGGACTATTGCCGCGTACCTCGGTGCTCTTGACAACGCTTACTCTACCTATATCGACAAGGCCGAAAAGTCTCGCGCTCGAGCCGCCAAGAAGCTTTCTCTCAGCAATGTGTCTGCCAAAGCGTCAGAAATTGCCGATGCTGCTGACAAGTTTGTCAGCGGTATTAATGGCGACATCGAGGGTGCTGCTGTGAATGGCAGCGGCCATGCAAATGGCGAAAACAAGGATCGGGGAATTGCGGCTTTTGACTATGTCTGCTTGCACAG TCCGTACGGAAAGCTTGTCCAAAAAGGACACGCTCGTTTGTTCTACAAC GACTACTTGCGcaacccttcttctccattatTCGCCAACGTTCCCGAGTCTGTCCAATCCTTGGATAAGACAAAAACATACACCGACAAGACTGTTGAAAAGGCCTTTATCGGTGTCGCCGCTGAACACTACAAGTCTGCCGTTGTGCCCGGCTCTGACTGCGTTGCGAGATGTGGTAACATGTACACTGCGTCACTGTACGGCGCATTGGCTAGTGTGATTGCCAGCAGTCCTGAAGGCATCGAAGTTGGCAAGCGAATCGGCATGTATGCATTTGGTTCCGGGTGTGCGGcgtccttctttgccttaAGGGTTGCCGGCTCCACTAAGGAGATTGCGGAGAAGATGcggttgaaggagaggctgGCGAGCATGGATGTGAGGCCTTGTCAGGAATATGTGGATGCCCTTAAG CTTCGAGAAGAGAACCACAATGCTGTCAAGTACACGCCCCAGGGATCCCTGGACAACATCTGGCCCGATGCATACTATTTGGAGGGTGTGGATGAATTGTACAGGCGAACATATTTGCAAAA ACTCCAACATTTATTCGTACTCgctccatcatccacgAACGTGTCAACAGGCCCGTCACGTTACATCCACTCCGCACACACCTGCACACCTTGGCCCGGTGACAACCTCCTACACAACCAGCCTTC ACTGCCTGGCATGACTTTGCCTATGCCTATCAGTACACCAGCCACACTCACTTCCACTACAG CTCAACACTGGCACTGCTAA
- a CDS encoding mitochondrial 54S ribosomal protein mL44 encodes MPSLPARLLARRALLPPRIQPRAFHHAVRPPAAPPPTALSALASRLSLRPSSPLHAALLTCLTHPSYSSAEDAATQSNELLATLGNSLLGLFAAEHLSTVYPYLPTKPLQHAVTAYVGPASCLSVARSLGVAVQGGGNTGLPGLGAGASSAGVAVRWSKTALAERNWRDTRGEAAQGPLKVPVGKRFKKYIKEEDQDVTVQARRETHEDVVASAVRAFVGLIYQEQGIHAARAFTHAHFLSRALDLSSLITPTNPMQTLSSVVSSHLSSTAGVPASSSHTLIQPRLLASTGTASQAPLFLIGLFLPSGIKLAEGHGSSKAMAQHRAAVNALQSIFFMRGDQESAQVLGIKGLGRPVGEFGEGLPSSAHEEWVFDDGKVVKGEEERSFEGVEWGGKEVLPGSRR; translated from the exons ATGCCCTCCCTCCCCGCCCGCCTCCTCGCCCGCCGcgccctcctccccccGCGCATACAGCCCCGCGCCTTCCACCACGCGGTGCGCCCCCCCGCCGCGCCCCCGCCCACCGCCCTCTCCGCACTCGCATCACGCCTCTCCCTTCGCCCGTCCTCCCCCCTCCACGCAGCCCTCTTGACATGTCTCACCCACCCCTCGTACAGCAGTGCGGAGGACGCCGCCACCCAATCCAACGAGCTCCTGGCCACGCTCGGCAACTCCctcctcggcctcttcGCCGCGGAGCACCTCTCCACCGTCTACCCATACCTCCCCACAAAACCACTCCAGCACGCAGTCACCGCCTACGTCGGCCCAGCGTCCTGTCTCTCCGTCGCCCGCTCGCTTGGCGTCGCCGTCCAGGGTGGTGGTAACACTGGGTTACCGGGATTAGGGGCGGGCGCCAGCAGTGCGGGTGTTGCCGTCAGATGGAGCAAGACGGCGCTCGCAGAGAGAAACTGGAGGGATACCAGGGGCGAGGCGGCACAGGGACCGTTGAAGGTTCCCGTCGGCAAGAGGTTCAAAAAGTAtatcaaggaggaagaccaGGATGTGACCGTTCAGGCGCGGAGGGAGACGCATGAGGATGTTGTTGCCAGCGCAGTGCGGGCGTTCGTCGGATTAATCTACCAAGAACAG GGTATCCATGCCGCCCGAGCATTCACCCACGcccacttcctctctcGGGCACTTgacctttcctccctcatcACTCCCACCAACCCCATGCAAACGCTCTCCTCTGTTGTCTCCTCCCACCTGTCCTCCACCGCTGGCGTCCCCGCATCCTCTTCGCACACACTCATCCAGCCCCGCTTACTCGCTTCCACCGGTACTGCCTCCCAAGCGCCCTTGTTCCTCATCGGCCTCTTTTTGCCTTCAGGTATCAAGCTCGCCGAGGGACATGGATCAAGTAAAGCCATGGCTCAACATCGAGCGGCTGTAAATGCCCTCCAAAGTATTTTCTTTATGCGTGGCGATCAGGAGAGTGCCCAAGTATTGGGTATCAAAGGGTTGGGCAGGCCTGTTGGAGAGTTTGGAGAAGGTTTACCTTCTTCCGCGCACGAAGAATGGGTGTTTGATGATGGCAAGGTTGtaaaaggtgaagaagagaggtcATTCGAAGGTGTGGAATGGGGAGGCAAAGAGGTTTTGCCAGGAAGCAGACGGTAG